A section of the Neisseria dumasiana genome encodes:
- the rpoC gene encoding DNA-directed RNA polymerase subunit beta', with protein sequence MNLLNLFNPLQSAGIEEEFDAIKIGIASPETIRSWSYGEVKKPETINYRTFKPERDGLFCAKIFGPVKDYECLCGKYKRLKFKGVTCEKCGVEVTLSKVRRERMGHIELAAPVAHIWFLKSLPSRLGMVLDMTLRDIERVLYFEAYVVTDPGMTPLQRRQLLTEDDYYAKLEEYGDDFDAKMGAEGIRELLRSLDIASEVEVLRQELESTGSDTKIKKIAKRLKVLEAFQRSGMKLEWMIMDVLPVLPPDLRPLVPLDGGRFATSDLNDLYRRVINRNNRLKRLLELHAPDIIVRNEKRMLQEAVDSLLDNGRRGKAMTGANKRPLKSLADMIKGKGGRFRQNLLGKRVDYSGRSVITVGPYLRLHQCGLPKKMALELFKPFIFHKLEKQGLASTVKAAKKLVEQEVPEVWDILEEVIREHPIMLNRAPTLHRLGIQAFEPILIEGKAIQLHPLVCAAFNADFDGDQMAVHVPLSLEAQMEARTLMLASNNVLSPANGEPIIVPSQDIVLGLYYMTRDRINAKGEGSLFSDVKEVHRAYHTKQVELGTKITVRLREWEKNAQGELEPVVKRYETTVGRALLSEILPKGLPFEYINKALKKKEISKLINASFRLCGLRDTVIFADHLMYTGFAFAAKGGISICVDDMEIPKEKAALLAEAQSEVKEIEDQYRQGLVTNGERYNKVVDIWGRAGDKIAKAMMDNLSKQKVIDREGNEVDQESFNSIYMMADSGARGSAAQIKQLSGMRGLMAKPDGSIIETPITSNFREGLTVLQYFIATHGARKGLADTALKTANSGYLTRRLVDVTQDLVVVEDDCGTTDGFVMKAVVQGGDVIEPLRDRILGRVTAGDVVDPSSGETLVEAGTLLNEQLVDLIDQSGVDEVKVRTPITCKTRYGLCAHCYGRDLARGKLVNTGEAVGVIAAQSIGEPGTQLTMRTFHIGGAASRAAAASQVEAKSNGTARFSSQMRYVANNKGELVVIGRSCEVVIHDEIGRERERHKVPYGAILLVQDGAAVKAGQTLATWDPHTRPMITEHAGQVRFENVEEGVTVAKQTDDVTGLSTLVVIDGKRRSASTSKLLRPTVKLLDENGEEVCMPGTTTAVSMAFPVGAVITIREGQEVGKGDVLARIPQASSKTRDITGGLPRVAELFEARVPKDAGMLAEVTGTVSFGKETKGKQRLIITDVDGVAYETLISKEKQILVHDGQVVNRGETIVDGAVDPHDILRLQGIEALARYIVQEVQEVYRLQGVKISDKHIEVIIRQMLRRVNIADAGETGFITGEQVERGDVTLANEKALAEDKEPARYENVLLGITKASLSTDSFISAASFQETTRVLTEAAIMGKQDELRGLKENVIVGRLIPAGTGLTYHRTRRQVWQAHHEAEVAEQVDEAE encoded by the coding sequence ATGAATTTGTTAAACTTATTTAATCCGTTGCAGTCTGCCGGCATAGAAGAAGAATTTGATGCGATCAAAATCGGCATTGCTTCACCTGAAACCATCCGTTCATGGTCTTACGGCGAAGTGAAAAAACCCGAAACCATCAACTACCGTACCTTCAAACCCGAGCGCGACGGTTTATTCTGCGCCAAAATTTTCGGCCCGGTAAAAGACTACGAATGTTTGTGCGGTAAATACAAACGTCTGAAATTCAAAGGCGTAACCTGTGAAAAATGCGGTGTGGAAGTTACTTTGTCTAAAGTACGCCGCGAGCGCATGGGCCATATCGAATTGGCCGCACCCGTCGCCCATATCTGGTTCTTAAAATCACTGCCTTCACGTTTGGGTATGGTTTTAGACATGACCTTGCGCGATATTGAACGCGTGTTGTATTTCGAAGCCTATGTGGTTACCGACCCGGGCATGACACCCCTGCAACGCCGCCAATTGCTGACTGAAGACGATTATTACGCCAAGCTGGAAGAATACGGCGACGACTTCGATGCCAAGATGGGTGCCGAGGGTATTCGCGAATTATTGCGCAGCTTGGATATTGCTTCGGAAGTAGAAGTATTGCGTCAAGAGCTCGAATCCACGGGCTCGGACACCAAAATCAAAAAAATCGCCAAGCGTTTGAAAGTATTGGAAGCCTTCCAACGTTCGGGTATGAAACTCGAATGGATGATTATGGATGTGTTGCCGGTATTACCGCCTGATTTACGTCCGTTGGTACCGCTGGACGGCGGCCGTTTCGCTACTTCCGATCTGAATGATTTGTACCGCCGCGTGATCAACCGTAACAACCGTTTGAAACGCCTGCTGGAATTGCATGCTCCGGATATTATCGTACGCAACGAAAAACGTATGCTGCAAGAAGCGGTAGATTCGCTGCTGGATAACGGCCGTCGCGGTAAAGCCATGACCGGCGCCAACAAACGTCCGCTGAAATCGTTGGCCGACATGATTAAAGGTAAAGGCGGCCGCTTCCGTCAAAACCTGTTGGGTAAACGTGTGGACTATTCAGGCCGTTCCGTGATTACCGTGGGTCCTTACCTGCGTCTGCATCAGTGCGGTTTGCCGAAGAAAATGGCTTTGGAATTGTTCAAACCGTTTATTTTCCACAAATTGGAAAAACAAGGTTTGGCTTCAACCGTAAAAGCGGCTAAAAAGCTGGTAGAGCAGGAAGTGCCGGAAGTATGGGACATCTTGGAAGAAGTGATCCGCGAACACCCGATCATGCTGAACCGTGCGCCGACGCTGCACCGTTTAGGTATTCAAGCGTTCGAGCCGATTCTGATTGAAGGTAAAGCCATTCAGCTGCATCCTCTGGTTTGTGCCGCGTTCAATGCCGACTTTGACGGTGACCAAATGGCCGTACACGTTCCGTTGAGCTTGGAAGCGCAAATGGAAGCACGCACTTTGATGCTGGCCTCCAACAACGTATTGTCTCCCGCCAACGGCGAACCGATTATCGTGCCGTCGCAAGATATCGTATTGGGCTTGTACTACATGACCCGCGACCGCATCAATGCCAAAGGCGAAGGCAGCTTATTCTCCGATGTAAAAGAAGTGCATCGTGCCTACCACACCAAACAAGTAGAGTTGGGTACGAAAATTACCGTGCGTCTGCGCGAATGGGAGAAAAATGCCCAAGGCGAGTTGGAGCCGGTGGTAAAACGTTATGAAACTACAGTAGGCCGTGCTTTGCTCAGCGAGATTCTGCCTAAAGGCCTGCCGTTCGAATACATTAATAAAGCGCTGAAAAAGAAAGAAATTTCCAAGCTGATTAATGCATCGTTCCGTTTGTGCGGCCTGCGTGATACCGTTATTTTTGCCGACCACTTGATGTATACCGGTTTTGCATTCGCAGCCAAAGGCGGTATCTCGATTTGTGTCGACGATATGGAAATTCCGAAAGAAAAAGCCGCATTATTGGCCGAGGCGCAAAGCGAAGTTAAAGAAATCGAAGACCAATACCGTCAAGGTTTGGTAACGAACGGCGAGCGTTACAACAAAGTGGTCGATATTTGGGGGCGTGCCGGCGATAAAATCGCTAAAGCGATGATGGACAATCTTTCCAAACAGAAAGTCATTGACCGCGAAGGTAACGAAGTAGACCAAGAATCGTTCAACTCCATTTACATGATGGCCGATTCGGGTGCCCGTGGTTCGGCAGCGCAGATTAAACAGCTTTCCGGTATGCGTGGTTTGATGGCCAAGCCGGACGGCTCGATTATCGAAACGCCGATTACCTCAAATTTCCGCGAAGGTTTGACGGTATTGCAATACTTTATTGCGACACACGGTGCGCGTAAGGGTTTGGCGGATACCGCATTGAAAACGGCAAACTCAGGTTACTTGACCCGCCGTTTGGTAGACGTTACCCAAGATTTGGTTGTGGTAGAAGACGATTGCGGCACAACTGACGGTTTTGTCATGAAAGCCGTGGTGCAGGGCGGTGATGTGATCGAACCGTTGCGTGACCGTATTTTAGGCCGCGTAACTGCCGGTGACGTGGTTGATCCTTCAAGCGGCGAAACGCTTGTTGAAGCAGGTACGTTGCTGAATGAGCAACTGGTTGATCTGATTGACCAATCTGGTGTCGATGAGGTTAAAGTCCGCACCCCGATTACCTGTAAAACCCGCTACGGTTTGTGTGCCCACTGTTACGGCCGCGACTTGGCGCGAGGCAAATTGGTTAATACCGGCGAAGCTGTCGGCGTGATTGCCGCTCAGTCTATCGGTGAGCCGGGTACTCAGCTGACGATGCGTACCTTCCACATCGGTGGTGCCGCATCGCGTGCCGCCGCCGCCAGCCAAGTGGAAGCCAAATCAAACGGTACCGCACGTTTCAGCAGCCAAATGCGTTATGTTGCCAACAACAAAGGCGAACTGGTGGTAATCGGCCGTTCTTGCGAAGTAGTGATTCACGATGAAATCGGTCGTGAGCGTGAGCGCCATAAAGTGCCTTACGGTGCCATTCTGTTGGTACAAGACGGTGCGGCGGTGAAAGCCGGCCAAACCTTGGCAACATGGGATCCGCATACCCGTCCGATGATTACCGAGCATGCCGGTCAGGTGCGTTTTGAAAACGTGGAAGAAGGCGTGACCGTTGCCAAACAAACCGACGATGTAACCGGCTTGTCTACATTGGTGGTAATCGACGGCAAACGCCGTTCGGCATCTACTTCCAAACTGTTGCGTCCGACCGTGAAACTGTTGGATGAAAACGGCGAAGAAGTATGCATGCCCGGCACGACCACTGCCGTGTCGATGGCGTTCCCGGTAGGTGCGGTGATTACCATCCGTGAAGGTCAGGAAGTCGGCAAGGGCGACGTATTGGCACGTATTCCGCAAGCGTCTTCCAAAACCCGCGATATTACCGGTGGTCTGCCGCGTGTAGCCGAACTGTTTGAAGCACGCGTGCCCAAAGATGCCGGCATGTTGGCCGAAGTAACCGGTACCGTGTCTTTCGGTAAAGAAACCAAAGGCAAACAACGCCTGATTATTACTGATGTGGACGGTGTGGCTTACGAAACCCTGATTTCCAAAGAGAAACAGATTCTTGTCCACGACGGCCAAGTGGTGAACCGCGGTGAAACCATTGTCGACGGCGCGGTTGACCCGCACGATATTCTGCGTTTGCAAGGTATCGAAGCGTTGGCCCGCTACATCGTACAAGAGGTGCAGGAAGTTTACCGCCTGCAAGGTGTGAAGATTTCCGACAAACACATCGAGGTCATCATCCGCCAAATGCTGCGCCGTGTGAATATTGCCGATGCAGGCGAAACCGGCTTTATTACCGGCGAACAAGTAGAGCGCGGCGATGTTACATTGGCTAACGAGAAGGCATTGGCCGAGGATAAAGAACCAGCACGTTACGAAAACGTATTGCTGGGTATTACCAAAGCTTCTTTGTCTACCGACAGCTTCATCTCAGCCGCATCGTTCCAAGAGACCACACGCGTATTGACCGAAGCCGCAATTATGGGCAAACAAGACGAGTTGCGCGGTCTGAAAGAAAACGTGATTGTCGGCCGTCTGATTCCGGCAGGTACGGGTTTGACTTACCACCGTACCCGTCGTCAGGTATGGCAGGCACATCATGAAGCCGAAGTGGCCGAACAGGTTGATGAAGCCGAATAA
- a CDS encoding lipoprotein yields the protein MKKILMALTAVAALAACSQETKQETKEAAQAIASEVKTDVQDAKEKAASAVSGAVEAAKETGAKVENAASNAAVAGKEAMSDAAQATKEAAADAKNAAQDAVAKAKAATKEAAADVKNAAQEADAKAKDAAK from the coding sequence ATGAAAAAAATTCTGATGGCTCTTACTGCTGTTGCTGCTTTAGCAGCTTGTTCTCAAGAAACCAAACAGGAAACTAAAGAAGCTGCCCAAGCTATTGCTTCTGAAGTGAAAACCGATGTGCAAGATGCCAAAGAAAAAGCGGCTTCTGCGGTAAGCGGTGCGGTTGAAGCTGCAAAAGAAACCGGTGCTAAAGTGGAAAACGCGGCTTCTAATGCTGCTGTTGCCGGTAAGGAAGCGATGAGTGATGCCGCTCAAGCAACCAAAGAAGCTGCTGCTGATGCGAAGAATGCTGCTCAAGATGCGGTTGCCAAGGCTAAGGCTGCTACAAAAGAAGCTGCCGCCGATGTGAAGAATGCTGCTCAAGAAGCTGATGCCAAAGCGAAAGACGCTGCTAAATAA